TTGTGATATCTTCTCTGGTTGCGACTCAATTAGGCGGTTAGAAGCAACAATTACATCTACAATTGTTCCTGGTAAATCCTTACTCGATAACACCACTGTGTAACCCTTGTGTCTAGCTTGGCTAACGTAAGGTTCCCAAAGCACAGCAACAGCTACATTTTGATTGGAGTCTTGCAATAGTTTCCAAGCTTCGGAAGCATCTGCCACTTTTTTGATTTGGAAATCCGACAGCTTAAACTCCTCAAATTTCGTAGTCAACACCTGTACCAAATACTCGCTAGGGGTATCGCCAGCAAAAACAATTGTGAACTGTTTTCCCTTGTTGCGTGCTTCCTCTACCAACTGCCTCAAAGCTAGCATTGATTTGAGATTAGGATACTTCTTAGTGTTGAGGATAACTGCGTCTGCTCCTACTGTAGTATCAATTAGCCCCACAATTTTTCCTTGAGGCTTTTGTTTAAGAAACTGATCCAGTGTCGTTACCAACAAGTCAGATTGTCCCTGGTTAAAACGTTCAGTGCGTTGAGTTTGGTCAAATTCATCTTCATAGCGCAGGTTTAAACCAGCTTGTTTTAGCGCTTCCAAAAAAGTCTGATTGCGAAAAGTGCTGTAACCACTAAAAGTGTCTCCCAAAAGTGTTAATTTTTCATCCGTCAATTCAGGTGCGGATGGATTTTTGACACTTGAAAAAGTAGGAGATGATAATTGGTCGATCAGCCAAATCGTACCAAAAGTCAAACAAGAAACCCCTAGTCCAAGAGCCAAAAAAAGAAAAATGGGAATGTTACGCTTACTCATAAGACCCGTCGATTTTAGTATCGAATTAGACAATTTATTT
Above is a genomic segment from Fischerella sp. JS2 containing:
- a CDS encoding phosphate ABC transporter substrate-binding/OmpA family protein, with amino-acid sequence MSKRNIPIFLFLALGLGVSCLTFGTIWLIDQLSSPTFSSVKNPSAPELTDEKLTLLGDTFSGYSTFRNQTFLEALKQAGLNLRYEDEFDQTQRTERFNQGQSDLLVTTLDQFLKQKPQGKIVGLIDTTVGADAVILNTKKYPNLKSMLALRQLVEEARNKGKQFTIVFAGDTPSEYLVQVLTTKFEEFKLSDFQIKKVADASEAWKLLQDSNQNVAVAVLWEPYVSQARHKGYTVVLSSKDLPGTIVDVIVASNRLIESQPEKISQLLTVYYRFIDTNVRNAEQLQAQIALDGKLSSTDASAVLQGIDFFTSVEADNWMKDGTLEKRINSTAAVLALVGKMNQVPQNSKEMFTSQFMAKAAQNTQNLIQQVRIDNPELADRFAGKGKAIAAIPNFNPNQIATAPNIGNLQQQGEVKFTTDSALLTDKGKATLDKLSREIAEFNEQTIAVRVIGHTSKFGEADFNQTLSQKRAQTVANYLRDRGLKHKIVAVGKGSSQPLPGVNPEDKRNQRTEIRLVRIN